The Danio aesculapii chromosome 7, fDanAes4.1, whole genome shotgun sequence DNA window GCTCCAAAACCTCACTATACTTCCGCTTATATTCTTCCAGCATCTGAAGAAAGTAAGAAATGGAAATGAGATCTGTTAAGAGATCTGTGAAATGAATACCATAATCCTTAATTATGAACACATTTAATTTATTCTCAGGATCGAAAACTTTTTTCAATGCTTCAAGTAAtttttggaaatattcctctttaaaataaatgtatttattaataaaaaagatatgtattttatttctgtaataacagCATTGCGATTTCAATagcaattacattacaaattctgaggtaacatactattattattacatctaGAAAATGGTGTGCTGCATATTTCATTTTTGGCAATGAAGATATATCTTTTTCTGGATATTGTATTGAAGAAagagttagaaaaaaaaaacttatttgaaaTCAATCAAAAAGTGTTTGCTGAATCTTTTGATAAATTTAGTCCAtccatttaacaaaataaatgagCTGCACGTTTTTATCTTTATGACAGAAATATGCTTTTATATGGTTACTTTTTTCCATTTCATACCTCTGATAGCATTtctattaattattcaaatagtGGGAGGgttttttaacactttaaaataattgtaaattagTTAATgcatatatttactaacatgaaacgAGTATAAACAATCTggtacagcatttaataatcatagttcaacatttactaaagcaCTATTaaatctaaagttgtgcttgttaacattagttaatgcactatgAGTTAACATGAAAAAGCATGAGCTATCAATGAACAACTTTAACCaatgttaacaaaaataaatactgaacaaatgttagtaaatacagtaactaaAAGACCACAGCTTTAAAAAGGTACCATGAAAGGTAGTTCTTTGACTGGTATTGTATATAAACAACGCTTGTGGAGATTGCTTTGATAGCATGTTAGTGTTTGAGACCTTTTTCAGTGATGAAATCTCcccttttaatgcatttaactCATGCTCTCTGCTTTGGTTTTGCTGGATCATAAACTTCTCCATCTGAAGAACTTGTCCACCAGCCCTAGATAAATTGTACTCCATCAGCAGCCTCTCCTGGTTAATCTGGAAATAACCACAGAATTAGATGAAAAGGAAAAGGATGGTGCATTATACCCAGCATCCACTTTGTTTCAGAATGTGTGGCCCTggactaaatttttttttaacatttttggaAATTAAGATATATGGTTCACCTGAACgctgaataaataaactttccactgatatatttttgaataatatatatagagttgaagtcaaaacatttttctttttcaattatttcccaaatcatgtttaacagagcaaggaatttttcactgtatttcgtataatatttttttcttctggagaaagtctttttttttggctagaataagagctgtttttaatttagaacattttaaggtcaatataagcatttttttttattgtttacagaacaaaccagttatacaatggcttacctaattaccctaactagcctaattaacctaattaagcatttaaatgtcactttaagctgaatagtagtatcatgaaaaatatctagtaaaatgttttgtattgtcatcatggcaaagacaaaaaaaaatcaattattagaatAACTATTagaaatagttattaaaactattttgtttagaaatgtgttgaaaaaatctttccttTAAGTAAAAAGAATATACAGGGGTGCtgataattcagaggggctaataattctgacttcaactgtattcatcATACATCTTTGTTAGGATATGACACTATTTGGAGGAGATaaaactatttgaatatctgagatctgagggttcaaaaaaatctaaatattgggaATAATATTTTGAACaatctttaaagttgtccaaattaggttatttgcaatgcatattactaagcAAAAATATGTTCATggaacatgatgtttaattaatatcataattattttaggcataaaagaaaaatggagCCGTGTAATATAAGGTATACAACTATTTAAACCATAAACAATATATGGTTTTGTGGTCCACGGTCACATGAAACCACACAATCATCAAACCTGGTAGATCCAAAAGTCTATTGCTTTATGACTGATTTCCAAAACAGTTTCAGGTTGTAGTCCGACCAAAACCATAGCTTTGTATTGCTCGGATGGGGCCAGCTCGGTTCGCAGAACGTCCAGTTTGCCGGAGAGCATGGAGGAGCAGGCGGGACAGACGGCGGGGGTGCGGCTGAACTCCTCCGAGCCGTGCTGGTCACAGAAAACATGAGAGCAGGCCGTGACCCAGGCGACACCGCTCAGCTTCACCCGGCATTTGTGCGAATTACACAGCAAGGTGAACTTAGATGCAGACATGCTGGTTCTTGAGGAAGGAAACAGAACAAGTATTAACAGCAGTGCAGTTATATAAGGTTTAAGCTGGTGAGAAAATGGCGAAAATCATTTAGCAAAGACGTGTTTCCAAGCTATTTCTTGTTTCCTGTTCAAATACTAAAGCTGATATTAAGTTATTTTAGCAGTTATAAAATGTACATCGCTCTTTACAGTTATGTAACTTGATAATGTGGTGATATTTTACCGTGATTTTGCTGTTGTGTTCATTACGGTCGGTCAGTCAGGGAGTGTCAGGTAGAGCGTTTCGCGGGCTTTAATCAGGTggcctcatctgattggctgctgaCTGACATGAATCTGAAAAGcgccatttaaattttttttttttttttttttttgactcttGACAAACTCTAAGACGGTTTGGTaaaaaaattgtatgtttatGTAAAGAAAGGACGAAGAACTCACGTTAACTGCTCAAGTAAGTGCAACAGACCAAAATATGTGTATTTACCTCCCTATGGTATTTACTTTTCTTGATAATGGAGTTGAACGGAGTGTTCAGTGTTGCATTATATTGTATACAATGTAGCAGGGGGGTTTCAATCTCAAATACTACAGACCCACAAATGTGAGAATCTTTGTTcaagataaaatgtaaaatgtatctaTATCATATTTTGTGTATAGACCCTTTTGAtggttatttataataaaaatatcaattgGCATGAATTATTATTTGGAAATTTTAAGTTTTAGTTAACCCTTAATAGGTCCACAGGGTCAAATATTTTAGGGGCATGGCATTCTGTGACTATTCCTAAATAttctagtttaaaaaaacaaaaacaaaaaaatgacttgATTTGGTTGTTTTAAAGATGGTGTAAAAAATCACCATCAGGCTTATCTCGGTCAGGTTGACCccacattaaaaatgaatgagtaaagtgagaaaaaaaacttttttagatTAATTTGTCCTAATAAGTAGTAAACCCTGTTTAAATCtgaaatgttttacatttctaaatcCCAGGATGTAGAGCACAAATGCAATTTGGAACGAACTTTCTATAtctcatgcacgcacacacacacacacacatgactgcAAATCTACAAACTTCatatataaatgaatcaaaa harbors:
- the LOC130232680 gene encoding E3 ubiquitin-protein ligase CCNB1IP1, coding for MSASKFTLLCNSHKCRVKLSGVAWVTACSHVFCDQHGSEEFSRTPAVCPACSSMLSGKLDVLRTELAPSEQYKAMVLVGLQPETVLEISHKAIDFWIYQINQERLLMEYNLSRAGGQVLQMEKFMIQQNQSREHELNALKGEISSLKKMLEEYKRKYSEVLERLNERNKQYQKLQGLLDSLRMHTMGTVEKDTMPHTFTTGLVKQRSPLSSPSFIGPEADRFFSLGPESAKTFFQFSTPTQDKTHSFIKKN